In Archocentrus centrarchus isolate MPI-CPG fArcCen1 chromosome 1, fArcCen1, whole genome shotgun sequence, the following proteins share a genomic window:
- the ccdc85al gene encoding coiled-coil domain containing 85A, like — translation MEKATPPPQPQLQLSIAKTESPAEDISGLTDEELLKWTKEDLVRRLRRSEADKMSVILDHGNLIREVNRSLQLHLNEIRGLKDINQKLQEDNRELRDLCCFLDDDRQKGKRVSREWQRLGRYSASIMRKEVTLYLQKLKELELRQEEVIRENLELKELCLLLDEEKGVVGGGGGVGGSGGGVSVGMGGCRNSIDSQNSLLLVPGQGLLMRDVGDGSSTSSAGSADSSDHPHHKQPHLAAGVGGVGSGGEKGSPELLHKPRCSSISGIGGITGGDREMSSPEHPAGRHRSTSLEYPYTLPQLCRPRCGSISVPDHSRVMRGLSPEKYGRNVGHRSPEQHPKHHSSDLVLGQRQHFLGQGGSGELYQRHNRSSISSSGCGSPEPRQAHLGTGEHHEKGCVVQGGSPETHRHQYSMSPDHVKFGSPVREGQRRPAGDELSPHHRSIYNGMNALISAGCCTNNCRNVKLWDSFDASS, via the exons ATGGAGAAAGCGACTCCACCGCCCCAGCCTCAGCTTCAGCTGTCGATAGCGAAGACGGAAAGTCCAGCAGAGGACATCTCCGGTCTGACTGACGAGGAACTGCTCAAGTGGACCAAGGAGGATCTGGTGCGCCGGCTGAGGCGGTCTGAGGCCGACAAGATGAGCGTGATTCTGGACCACGGGAATCTTATCCGGGAGGTCAATCGCAGCCTCCAGCTGCACTTAAACGAAATAAGGGGGCTGAAG GACATTAACCAGAAGCTGCAGGAAGACAATCGTGAGCTGCGGGACTTGTGCTGCTTCTTAGATGATGATCGTCAAAAAGGAAAGCGTGTATCCAGAGAGTGGCAGCGTCTTGGACGTTACAGTGCCAGCATAATGCGTAAAGAGGTGACGCTCTATCTCCAGAAACTCAAGGAGCTGGAACTTCGACAAGAGGAGGTAATCCGGGAGAACCTGGAGCTGAAGGAGCTCTGTCTTCTACTGGATGAAGAAAAGGGGGTAgtaggtggaggaggtggcgtTGGGGGAAGTGGAGGCGGAGTGAGTGTGGGAATGGGAGGGTGCCGCAACTCCATAGACAGCCAGAATAGTTTGTTGCTGGTGCCTGGGCAGGGGCTGCTAATGAGAGACGTAGGTGATGGGAGCAGCACCTCCAGTGCAGGGAGTGCTGACAGCTCTGATCATCCTCACCATAAGCAGCCTCACCTGGCTGCAGGAGTGGGTGGGGTTGGCAGTGGTGGGGAAAAAGGAAGCCCTGAGCTTCTGCATAAACCCAGGTGTAGCAGCATCAGTGGAATAGGGGGTATAACTGGAGGAGACAGGGAGATGTCCAGTCCTGAGCATCCAGCTGGGCGGCATCGGAGTACAAGCCTGGAGTACCCATACACCCTCCCCCAGCTCTGCCGGCCCCGCTGTGGCTCTATATCTGTGCCTGACCATAGTCGAGTCATGCGGGGCCTTAGCCCTGAAAAATATGGAAGGAACGTGGGCCACCGAAGTCCGGAGCAGCACCCCAAGCACCATAGCTCTGATCTCGTCCTGGGCCAGAGGCAGCACTTCCTGGGCCAGGGAGGCAGTGGGGAGCTCTATCAGAGGCACAACAGGAGCAGCATCAGTAGTTCAGGCTGTGGAAGCCCAGAGCCCCGGCAGGCACATTTGGGGACTGGGGAGCACCATGAAAAGGGCTGTGTAGTCCAGGGGGGCAGCCCTGAAACTCACAGGCACCAGTACAGCATGAGCCCTGACCATGTGAAGTTTGGGAGCCCAGTGAGAGAAGGGCAGAGAAGGCCAGCTGGAGATGAGCTGTCGCCACATCATCGAAGCATCTATAATGGCATGAATG
- the sec23b gene encoding protein transport protein Sec23B: MATYQEFIQQNEDRDGVRFSWNLWPSSRLEATRLVVPVSCLFTPLKERPNLPPVQYEPVLCSRANCKAVLNPLCQVDFRAKIWACNFCFQRNPFPPSYAGISEMNQPAELMPQFSTIEYIVQRGPAAPLIFLYVVDTCLEEEDLQALKESLQMSLSLLPPNALVGLITFGRMVQVHELSCEGIAKSYVFRGTKDLTSKQIQEMLGLTKQAVSGQQGHPVAPQDAAATCKFLQPVHRVDMNLTDLLGELQRDPWPVPQGKRPLRSTGVALSVAVGLLEGTFPNTGARVMLFIGGPPTQGPGMVVGDELKTPIRSWHDIQKDNARHLKKATKYYEALANRSAVNGHSIDIYACALDQTGLLEMKCLSNLTGGHIVMGDSFNTSLFKQTFQRVFSKDYNGDFRMAFGGVLEVKTSRELKVCGAIGPSVSLNSKGPCVSENELGIGGTSQWKVCSLSPSTTLGIYFEVVNQHNAPVPQGGRGAVQFITQYQHSNTQRRIRVTTIARNWADAQSQIQHIESSFDQEAAAVLMARLGVFRAESEEGPDVLRWLDRQLIRLCQKFGQFNKDDPTSFRLSESLSLYPQFMFHLRRSPFLQVFNNSPDESSYYRHHFVRQDLTQSLIMIQPILYSYSFYGPPEPVLLDSSSILPDRILLMDTFFQLVIYHGETIAQWRKAGYQEMVEYENFKQLLQAPLDDAQEILQTRFPMPRYIDTEHGGSQARFLLSKVNPSQTHNNLYAWGQETGAPILTDDVSLQVFMDHLKKLAVSSSA, encoded by the exons ATGGCAACCTACCAGGAGTTCATCCAACAGAATGAGGACAGGGATGGGGTGAGATTCAGCTGGAATCTCTGGCCCTCGAGCCGCCTGGAAGCCACCAGGCTGGTAGTCCCTGTCTCCTGTCTCTTCACGCCACTCAAGGAGAGGCCCAACTTGCCGCCGGTCCAATACGAGCCAGTTCTTTGCAGCCGAGCCAACTGTAAGGCCGTTCTCAACCCACTATG TCAAGTTGACTTCAGAGCAAAAATATGGGCTTGCAACTTCTGCTTCCAGAGAAACCCA tttccTCCCTCTTATGCAGGCATATCAGAAATGAACCAGCCAGCTGAGCTTATGCCACAGTTTTCTACAATTGAGTACATAGTACAG CGTGGTCCTGCAGCCCCTCTGATCTTCCTGTATGTGGTGGACACGTGTTTGGAAGAAGAAGACCTCCAGGCCCTCAAAGAGTCTCTCCAGAtgtccctcagtctgctgccccccAACGCTCTGGTGGGCCTCATCACATTTGGCCGCATGGTCCAAGTTCATGAGCTCAGCTGTGAGGGGATTGCTAAGAGCTATGTGTTCCGGGGCACCAAAGACCTTACCTCCAAACAGATTCAG gagATGCTGGGTTTAACAAAGCAAGCAGTATCAGGACAGCAAGGTCACCCTGTGGCCCCTCAGGATGCTGCTGCCACTTGCAA GTTTCTTCAGCCCGTGCATCGAGTCGATATGAATCTGACAGATTTACTTGGAGAGCTTCAGAGAGACCCGTGGCCTGTCCCTCAGGGTAAACGGCCACTCCGCTCCACTGGTGTTGCACTGTCCGTCGCTGTCGGCCTTCTGGAG GGTACATTCCCCAACACAGGGGCTCGTGTGATGCTTTTCATTGGAGGGCCGCCCACACAGGGCCCAGGAATGGTGGTGGGAGATGAGCTGAAAACTCCAATACGTTCCTGGCATGACATCCAGAAAGACAATGCTCGCCATCTGAAAAAGGCCACCAAG TACTATGAAGCCTTGGCCAATCGTTCAGCAGTGAATGGCCACAGTATTGATATTTACGCATGTGCCCTAGACCAGACCGGACTGCTTGAGATGAAGTGCTTATCTAATCTCACTGG GGGGCATATAGTGATGGGAGACTCCTTCAATACCTCATTGTTCAAGCAAACCTTCCAGAGAGTCTTTAGTAAGGACTATAATGGTGACTTCCGCATGGCCTTTGGAGGTGTCCTGGAAGTCAAG ACATCAAGGGAGCTGAAGGTTTGTGGGGCCATTGGACCGAGTGTTTCACTCAACTCAAAGGGTCCCTGTGTTTCAGAGAAT GAATTGGGCATTGGTGGCACCAGCCAATGGAAAGTGTGCAGTCTCAGCCCCTCCACCACTTTGGGCATTTATTTTGAAGTCGTGAATCAG CACAATGCACCCGTCCCTCAGGGTGGTCGTGGGGCAGTCCAGTTTATAACCCAGTACCAGCACTCCAACACACAGAGGAGGATACGGGTCACCACCATTGCCAGGAA CTGGGCAGACGCCCAGTCTCAGATTCAGCACATCGAGTCATCCTTCGACCAGGAAGCAGCCGCAGTGCTCATGGCTCGCCTGGGAGTCTTTAGGGCGGAGTCTGAAGAGGGTCCTGACGTGCTGCGTTGGCTTGACAGGCAGCTCATCCGCCTG tgtcagaAATTTGGCCAGTTCAATAAAGATGATCCGACGTCCTTCAGACTGTCAgagtctctgtctctctatccACAG TTTATGTTCCACTTGCGCCGGTCACCATTCCTGCAAGTGTTCAACAACAGCCCAGATGAGTCATCCTATTACAGGCATCACTTTGTCAGGCAGGACTTGACCCAGTCCCTGATCATGATCCAACCCATCCTCTACTCATACTCCTTCTATGGACCACCAGAG CCTGTGCTCCTGGACAGTAGCAGTATCCTTCCAGATCGAATCCTGCTGATGGACACTTTCTTCCAGCTGGTTATCTACCATGGAGAG accATAGCTCAGTGGCGAAAAGCAGGCTATCAAGAAATGGTGGAGTATGAGAActttaaacagctgctgcaggctcCACTGGACGATGCTCAAGAGATCCTGCAGACACGCTTCCCCATGCCACGCTACATTGACACAGAGCACGGAGGCTCCCAGGCTCGCTTCCTGCTCTCCAAAGTCAACCCATCGCAGACCCACAACAACCTCTATGCCTGGGGACAG GAGACAGGAGCCCCGATCCTTACCGACGACGTGAGCCTGCAGGTCTTCATGGACCACTTGAAGAAATTGGCTGTTTCCAGCTCAGCGTAG